In Ursus arctos isolate Adak ecotype North America unplaced genomic scaffold, UrsArc2.0 scaffold_29, whole genome shotgun sequence, the following proteins share a genomic window:
- the KIAA1586 gene encoding E3 SUMO-protein ligase KIAA1586 homolog, translated as MGDPGSEIIESAPPAGPEASEATTDENEDDIQFVSEGRSKCVLEYVDLVCGDKEEPSTCHSDILFPKMPKRQGDFLRFLNVKKVKTDTESNNSKNHCGLSKSKESNFKYVEQPIIEENPSCSSKEETDNLVLPDCWNEKQAFLFTEQYKWLEIKEGKLGCKDCSTVRHLGSKAEKHVHVSKEWIAYLVTPNGSNKTTRQASLRKKIREHDVSKAHGKIQDLLKESVNDSISDLVHKQNNKNIDATVKVFNTVYSLVKHNRPLSDIEGAIELQEKNGEVNCLNTRYSATRIAEHIAKEMKMKIFKNIIEENAKICIIIDEASTVSKKSTLVIYLQCTVQSAPAPVMLFVALKELVSSAAEFIFNTILSSLNDCGFTNEYLKANLIAFCSDGANTILGSKSGVATKLLENFPKIIIWNCLNYRLHLSLDDSISEIKQVNHLKLFLDKIYSIYHHSNKNQNKLLEAIAKDLEIEITKIGRVMGPRWAACSLQAATAVWYAYPVLYMHFSNSCSGLAKRLANIHFLQDLALMIDILEEFSLLSAALQSKSTNIQKAHKFIKRTIRALEDLKIGTGKHESQIEGLIKSDKFKDIPFCKNNKFNALPRSMLLENIIEHMHLRLISDRNHDESIFNYFDLLEPSTWPYEEITSPWIAGEKKLFHLCEILKYEIDLNDFREFVNNNIKSNNVSIPTTIQKAKKIVNTIAINNAEAERGFNLMNIICTRVRNSLTTDHISDLMTINLLGKELADWDATPFVKSWSNCNHRLATDTRVRQKSTKAFYENQLGIWNLQ; from the coding sequence attctGTTCCCTAAAATGCCAAAACGACAGGGAGATTTTTTAcgttttttaaatgtgaagaaggtgaaaacagacacagaaagtaaTAATAGCAAAAATCATTGTGGATTGTCTAAGTCAAAGGAATCAAATTTCAAATATGTTGAACAACCAATCATTGAAGAAAATCCATCATGTTcatcaaaggaagaaacagataatctTGTGCTTCCAGATTGTTGGAATGAAAAACAAGCATTTTTGTTTACAGAACAGTACAAATGGCTTGAAATAAAAGAAGGTAAATTAGGATGTAAGGATTGTTCAACAGTTCGGCATTTGGGATCGAAAGCAGAAAAGCATGTCCATGTGTCTAAGGAATGGATTGCATATTTAGTAACCCCTAATGGCAGTAATAAAACTACTAGACAGGCTTCTCTGCGGAAAAAAATTAGGGAACATGATGTTTCTAAAGCCCATGGTAAAATTCAGGATTTGTTAAAGGAATCAGTTAATGACTCAATTTCTGATTTAGtgcataaacaaaataataaaaatattgatgCTACTGTAAAAGTTTTCAATACTGTTTACAGTTTAGTAAAACATAATAGACCTTTATCTGATATTGAGGGGGCAATAGAATtacaagagaaaaatggagaggTCAACTGTTTAAATACACGATACAGTGCAACAAGAATAGCGGAACATattgcaaaagaaatgaaaatgaagatatttaagaatattatagAAGAGAATGCCAAAATCTGCATCATAATTGATGAGGCATCTACAGTTTCAAAGAAAAGCACTCTAGTGATTTATCTCCAGTGCACAGTTCAGTCTGCTCCTGCACCAGTTATGTTATTTGTTGCTTTAAAAGAATTGGTGTCAAGCGCAgcagagtttatttttaatacaatattGAGTTCTTTAAATGATTGTGGCTTTACTAATGAGTATTTGAAAGCAAATTTAATTGCATTTTGTTCTGATGGTGCTAATACAATTCTGGGAAGTAAATCTGGAGTAGCTACAAAGTTGTTAGAAAATTTTCCTAAAATCATTATTTGGAACTGTTTAAACTATCGATTGCACTTGTCACTTGATGAttcaatatctgaaataaaacagGTTAATCATCTTAAACTATTTCTTGAtaaaatttattccatttatcaCCActctaataaaaatcaaaacaagctTTTAGAAGCTATAGCTAAAGATCTTGAGATAGAAATTACTAAAATCGGCCGGGTAATGGGACCAAGATGGGCAGCATGTAGTTTACAAGCTGCTACTGCTGTATGGTACGCATATCCTgtattatatatgcatttttcaaaTTCTTGCTCTGGTTTGGCCAAGAGATTAGCTAACATTCATTTTTTGCAAGACCTTGCTTTAATGATTGACATTCTTGAAGAATTTTCACTACTTTCAGCTGCATTACAGTCCAAATCAACTAACATTCAGAAAGCACACAAATTTATCAAACGTACCATAAGAGCTttggaagatttaaaaattgGTACTGGAAAGCACGAGTCTCAAATTGAAGGTTTGATTAAGTCAGATAAGTTTAAAGatattccattttgtaaaaataataaatttaatgcTCTTCCTAGGAGTATGTTACTAGAAAATATAATTGAACACATGCATTTGCGTCTTATATCTGACAGAAACCATgatgaaagtatttttaattattttgacttGCTGGAACCTTCTACATGGCCTTATGAAGAAATAACTTCACCATGGATAGctggtgaaaaaaaattatttcatctatgtgaaattttaaaatacgaAATTGATTTGAATGATTTTCGGGaatttgtaaataataatataaaatcaaACAATGTTTCAATTCCTACAACTATACAAAAAGCTAAAAAGATAGTTAACACTATTGCAATCAATAATGCTGAAGCTGAAAGAGGTTTCAATTTAATGAACATAATTTGTACAAGGGTGAGAAATAGTTTAACAACAGATCACATATCAGATCTAATGACAATAAATTTATTGGGGAAAGAGTTAGCAGATTGGGATGCAACTCCATTTGTAAAGTCCTGGTCAAATTGTAACCATAGGTTGGCTACAGATACAAGAGTtaggcaaaaatcaacaaaagcctTCTATGAGAATCAGTTGGGTATATGGAACTTACAATAA